The nucleotide window CTCCATGGCGGGGACTGCTGATGGCGGCGGATCATTTCGCTTCTGCTTTTACCTACAACACCGGTGACCAATTGCAACATTTGTTTGTGAAACCGGATTTATCTGTGTTTCACCCTAAGGCTAAAAATCCGCTTTATCCATTGGCAGATATTCCGGCGTCTGACAACAGACAACATACATTGGTAGTATACCCTACCAGTAGCGGAAAGACATACTTTTTAATCCGGCGTTGTAAGGGCCGTATAGCGTATATGTTGCCTTACCAGGCATCCATCAATGCCATGAGTGAACGTCTCAGGGAAAAGGGACTGGAGGTCAGGATTCAGCATGGTACTTCTTCTCTGGTGGTGAATAAAAACAATGTTGCTGAGAAAATGCTGCAATCGCTGGTGGGGGCTTCTGTTAAAGTAATGACCCCACATCAGGTGGCAGGCATTATCTTCGGAACGGCCGGTTTTGAAAGCGTTATGCTGGACCTAATGGGATGCGATGTTATTTTGGATGAAATCCATACTTACGCCGGTATTTCACAATCCATGGTAGTTGAAATCGTAAAAACATTACTACGGTTACATTGCCGTATTCATATCGGTTCCGCAACAATGCCTGCCTGTCTGTACAATGCATTGCTGGAGGTATTAGGAGGCCCTGAACAGGTATATGAGGTGAAGGCCACTCCGGAAGTCCTGGATACTTACGACCGGCATATCATTTTCAAACTGGAAGATGATACCGGTGTGCCGGAGCTTTTGCAGAAAGCTATTGCTGGTAAAGAGAAGGTACTACTTGTTTTTAATACAGTGGAAAAAGCTCAGCGGGCAATGTTAAAGTATGAAAAAATGTTTCCGGCTATACCTGTTTTGCTGATACATGCCGGATTCAGCTGGATGTTCAGATACGCAGCAGAAGAACAGCTGAAACAGCTCAATAAGAAAAAAAAGTCACCCTGTATTGTTATAGCTACACAGGTGGTTGAAGTAAGTCTTGATATCAGTTTCGACCTGATGGTAACAGAATGTGCCCCACTGGAAAGCCTTATTCAGCGAATGGGTAGAATACATAGGGAACGAAAGGAACGTACCCAGGGAACCTATAAACCTATTTACGTTCTAGCGCCCAAGGGATCTCCCGCCCCTTATAAACAGGAGATTTTGGAAAAGAGTTATGCCCTGTTGCCGCCGGATGGAGAACCGTTAAGAGAGCGCGATCTGCAGGAGAAACTGGATGCTCTTTATCCAGCACTTGATTTACCGGAGATGGATATGCACCTGATTTATAGGGAAGGTCGGTATGCTATCCGCGAATTAACCAACATCCGTCAGGCTACGCTGTTAAAAATAATGGGAGCGGATAGTCTGACTTGTATCCTGAAGGAAGATGAAAAGAGCTACCTGGAAGCATCCTGGGAGGAAAGACGGAAAATGGAAATTCCTATTAGCTGGTACCAGGTTAAGATAAATAATCTGGAGTCCACGCAGCTGGATGTAGGTTCCAAACCCTTTGTTGTTAAGCAATCACGGGAATTGCATCAGAAATACGGGTTGTTTTTAAAATCAGATAATACAGATTCATCATGTACACAAGCTATATCGGCAAAAAATTCCTGAAACATTATAACCATAGGGAGAAAACGAACTTTACGGCAAAGGAATTTTTCATGCAGGAGTTTTTTGATCTCTTTTTTACCGATCACTCCCATTTAATGCATGTATCCAATTCCCCCTTCCACTATAAGCCAGGACAGGGAGCTGTAGAGATGTACGGTTCCAAGTCGCTGGCTCAGCTCAACGAGCTGAAAACTTCCATTGAGAGCAATATAGTCTATATGGGAAATTACGTTGGTGGCCCAGCAATGGATATGGATAATACCACATCCGGACAGATAACCAACATGACAGGGATTTTGCAGGAAGAGGATATTTATGCCTCCTGGATTGGCGCCGCTTTGGGCATAGGTGTAAATGGAAGCTTTGTTATGTTGATTGATGAAGAAGAATTGCTTTGGATGTTGTTTGAAGGTTGGGAATGTTACCGTAAATACCTCCATCAAACACCGGGTCTGAAAGACAAACAAATTGAAACCTGGAATGGAAACTGGATTTGTCTTCGGTTGGAAAATCCAAACGCTGCTGATGACCTGTTGCCAATTGAACCAGTGGAGGTTTTAGGAAAATTGGCTATCCCCACAGAGTCATGGGCTAAGGTGACTTTTATGTTGGCTAAATATTTCTCTCAAAAACAAATACTGACTGCGTACGCATATAATTTATCTCAAACCAATACCACACTGGGTTTTGTTAATATTTTTTTATATGAAGTGAATCGAATGTTTGAGTGGCGGGAAAATACTTTTTTAGGAGAAGACATTATACTTCAGGAGAACCAGATTACCCGGCTTCAGACATATTATAACCTAAAGACGGCCTGTAAAATGGGTGCCATCGGGCTGAAGGCATTGGAACCTAAATATCTCCGGGAATTTATGCCTAAACCAATTGGCGGAGGAAAAGACTTTGTATACTCTGCCAATACTGCTAATGATTTTCAAATCTTCAAAATATGGTTAATTGCTATGTTAAACAAAATTGAACTGCTGAATCTGGCTGATGAAGTGGCTGCAGCCCTGAAAGAATTTGCTAAAAGTGATAAGAAAGGAAGAAGTATTAAAGATCAGCTTAGTAAGGAAATACGGGAATCCCGATCACCGCTCCAGTTTATTGATAATCTCAGAGAATTGCAGGATGAAGTACCTATCCTCGCGGATACGCTCTCCATTGTAATGAAGGAAGCATTGACAATGCCGCGGGACCATTTCCCTTTGTTTTTATGCCTTATTCGTTTTCAATATTCCTATCGGTCTGCTAAAAATTAATAGTTATGAATACATCTCCATTTATTTATCTGAGAGGATTAAGACACGTATCCCATTCCGTTTTTGCTGTAAATGAAGGACAGAAATTTTATTTTGACCCCCAGTTTGGGCGACGGATGGCTTATTCCAGCGGTCAACAGGTTAAACGGGCTATCATGGAAGGGCTGAATATGCCTTTTGCAGCCATTACTTTCAACTGGGAAATTGATAAGAAAGAAAATAAGGCGAATCAGAAAGAACCTCATTCTCCTTGTGATCCTACTTATGCTGACCAGCTGTTAGGAGGTTATATGAAAGCAGGTGCTAATATTATGGCTGTTAAACGCAGGAGCCCTCTGTCCATATCTGCCATGAGACCCTTACATCCTTTGCTGGGTGGGATTGCCAGCCCTACAGAAAACATCACATTCGATCGTACACAACACACAGGGAATCATAAAGTAAAAGTATTCTGGACAAAAGGGAAAGAGCGGGGAGATGAACTCAGTACCGGGGAGCTGGAAGAATGGCTGGAGTCCAACCAGCGATCGCTTCCAAACAGAGCGTTTATCATGGATCAGACCCGGGCATCAGGATTGTTTGTATATGATATGGCCATTGATCTCCGCACACTTTTCTCTGTGTCTACAAACAAGTTTGAGCCGGAGCTTTACCCGGAAATAGAAGCTAAATTGAGAGACAACGGTTGGAAGGAAGGAAAAAACGCTTTCGGAAACTGTCTCATATGTCCAAAAGAAAAACGGGAAGAAATTATTCCTGCTTTAGCTAAGGCAATCATTAACTGGCGTATTTCCACCAATCAATCCAGGACTTATGACCCTATGGCCACTGTAGCAATAGTGATAAGCGATAATGCCAATCAGGTGGCCTATGCTATTCGTGGTGATCTGCGTGAAGATACAGAAAGGGCACAAGCCGTTCCTGTTATTGATACCACTGCTAAAGCCGATTTTTTTGTGACGCCCTTGGCCGCCAGCTACATTGTGGGAGCAACTGGCA belongs to Chitinophaga sp. HK235 and includes:
- the cas3 gene encoding CRISPR-associated helicase Cas3', whose translation is MSKNKNAWQNLLAKKKVQLHIHLEQVALAIECIAQNLHYSFDRGLARKGAVLHDVAKAHPHFQRKIRKKRNTTLVEEVTWGFIHRHELSSLAFLPAFPRSEWDVLIDMVVAHHRSIIHDPREQGILDLDNNDRHWIALHLYAWEDWFPYGRSILNHFGYDCPEISKEEAGAAMQYAVEYCSRKKNGWSPWRGLLMAADHFASAFTYNTGDQLQHLFVKPDLSVFHPKAKNPLYPLADIPASDNRQHTLVVYPTSSGKTYFLIRRCKGRIAYMLPYQASINAMSERLREKGLEVRIQHGTSSLVVNKNNVAEKMLQSLVGASVKVMTPHQVAGIIFGTAGFESVMLDLMGCDVILDEIHTYAGISQSMVVEIVKTLLRLHCRIHIGSATMPACLYNALLEVLGGPEQVYEVKATPEVLDTYDRHIIFKLEDDTGVPELLQKAIAGKEKVLLVFNTVEKAQRAMLKYEKMFPAIPVLLIHAGFSWMFRYAAEEQLKQLNKKKKSPCIVIATQVVEVSLDISFDLMVTECAPLESLIQRMGRIHRERKERTQGTYKPIYVLAPKGSPAPYKQEILEKSYALLPPDGEPLRERDLQEKLDALYPALDLPEMDMHLIYREGRYAIRELTNIRQATLLKIMGADSLTCILKEDEKSYLEASWEERRKMEIPISWYQVKINNLESTQLDVGSKPFVVKQSRELHQKYGLFLKSDNTDSSCTQAISAKNS